In the genome of Denticeps clupeoides chromosome 13, fDenClu1.1, whole genome shotgun sequence, one region contains:
- the rgs5a gene encoding regulator of G-protein signaling 5a, producing MCKGLAALPQTCLERAKEIKIKLGTLLQKPENAIDLIIPYPEKPEKKPEKLQRPTPEEAAQWHESLEKVLASSYGVATFRSFLRSEFSEENIEFWTACEDFKKTKSTMKVANKAKKIYEDFIQTGGPKEVNIDHFTKDVTLRNLVDLSSSTFDLAQSRIYTLMEKDSFARFLRSEQYQELLK from the exons ATGTGTAAAGGATTAGCTGCTCTACCCCAGACATGTCTGGAAAG GGCTAAGGAGATCAAGATTAAGTTAGGGACTCTGCTCCAGAAGCCAGAGAATGCCATTGACCTGATCATCCCTTACCCTGAAAAACCGGAGAAGAAGCCAGAAAAGCTTCAGAG aCCCACTCCGGAGGAGGCTGCTCAGTGGCATGAGTCCCTGGAGAAAGTCCTGGCCAGCAGCT ATGGTGTGGCGACTTTCAGGAGTTTCCTGAGGTCTGAATTCAGCGAGGAGAACATTGAGTTCTGGACTGCTTGTGAGGACTTCAAGAAAACCAAGAGTACAATGAAAGTGGCCAACAAAGCCAAAAAGATTTATGAGGACTTTATTCAGACAGGCGGACCAAAGGag GTTAACATTGACCACTTCACCAAGGATGTGACCTTGAGGAACCTGGTTGACCTTTCCTCTTCGACCTTTGACCTTGCCCAGAGCCGCATCTACACCCTGATGGAGAAGGACTCCTTTGCCAGGTTCCTGAGATCGGAGCAGTACCAGGAGCTGTTGAAGTAA
- the rgs8 gene encoding regulator of G-protein signaling 8 isoform X1, translating to MKTRLGCLSNKSDSYGDFSEVLPSALDRSTRCKLSTDEVIRWSDSFGILLSSKYGLAAFRTFLKMEFSDENIEFWLACEEYKKIKSPAKLMSKANKIYKEFIEVQAPREVNIDFQTREETKQGIQEPTPASLIVVQTKVYSLMEKDSYPRFLRSKIYQDLLKRADTQCQRNSV from the exons ATGAAAACTAGACTAGGCTGCCTATCCAACAAATCAGACTCCTACGGTGATTTCTCAGAGGTCCTTCCATCTGCTCTGGACAGGTCAACGCGATGCAA GTTATCGACGGATGAAGTCATCCGATGGAGCGATTCATTTGGCATTCTTCTGTCCAGCAAGT ATGGCCTGGCAGCTTTCAGGACGTTTCTCAAAATGGAATTCAGTGATGAGAACATTGAGTTCTGGTTGGCCTGTGAGGAATATAAAAAGATCAAATCACCCGCAAAGCTGATGTCAAAGGCCAACAAAATCTACAAGGAGTTCATCGAGGTGCAGGCACCCAGAGAG gtaAATATCGACTTCCAGACCAGAGAGGAAACAAAACAAGGAATTCAAGAGCCCACCCCTGCCAGCCTCATCGTAGTCCAAACCAAGGTGTACAGCCTCATGGAGAAGGACTCCTATCCTCGCTTCCTGCGGTCCAAAATCTATCAGGACTTGCTGAAAAGGGCCGACACCCAGTGTCAAAGGAATTCTGTTTGA
- the rgs16 gene encoding regulator of G-protein signaling 16, giving the protein MCRGISVLPVTCMERVKGLKACFGSFLQKQGSSLSLLFYKVGKPRPALEECLRWKESFERLIANKHGLYAFRAFLISEYSEENIAFYLACEDYKCTKSASKLPTKAARIYKEFIGTEAPREVNIDHETRDVTKANLNHPTASCFDMAQHRIYILMEKDCYPRFLRSAAYRDLISHLTINCTQHPRGGKEA; this is encoded by the exons ATGTGCAGAGGAATATCAGTGCTGCCTGTCACGTGCATGGAAAG GGTGAAAGGCCTGAAAGCATGTTTCGGAAGCTTTCTTCAGAAGCAGGGATCAAGCCTTTCGTTGTTGTTCTACAAAGTTGGAAAGCCCAG GCCTGCGTTGGAGGAATGTCTGCGATGGAAAGAGTCTTTTGAAAGACTCATTGCTAACAAAC ATGGGTTATATGCCTTCAGGGCCTTTTTGATTTCCGAGTACAGCGAAGAAAACATTGCTTTCTACCTGGCGTGTGAAGATTACAAATGCACAAAATCGGCTTCCAAGCTCCCCACCAAGGCGGCAAGGATATACAAGGAGTTTATCGGGACAGAAGCCCCAAGAGAG GTTAACATCGACCACGAGACCCGGGACGTCACAAAAGCCAACCTGAATCACCCGACGGCGTCCTGTTTCGACATGGCTCAGCATCGCATCTACATCCTGATGGAGAAGGACTGCTACCCACGCTTCCTCAGATCTGCAGCCTACCGAGACCTGATTAGCCATCTTACCATAAACTGCACGCAGCATCCCAGAGGCGGCAAGGAGGCGTGA
- the rgs8 gene encoding regulator of G-protein signaling 8 isoform X2: MKTRLGCLSNKSDSYGDFSEVLPSALDRLSTDEVIRWSDSFGILLSSKYGLAAFRTFLKMEFSDENIEFWLACEEYKKIKSPAKLMSKANKIYKEFIEVQAPREVNIDFQTREETKQGIQEPTPASLIVVQTKVYSLMEKDSYPRFLRSKIYQDLLKRADTQCQRNSV; this comes from the exons ATGAAAACTAGACTAGGCTGCCTATCCAACAAATCAGACTCCTACGGTGATTTCTCAGAGGTCCTTCCATCTGCTCTGGACAG GTTATCGACGGATGAAGTCATCCGATGGAGCGATTCATTTGGCATTCTTCTGTCCAGCAAGT ATGGCCTGGCAGCTTTCAGGACGTTTCTCAAAATGGAATTCAGTGATGAGAACATTGAGTTCTGGTTGGCCTGTGAGGAATATAAAAAGATCAAATCACCCGCAAAGCTGATGTCAAAGGCCAACAAAATCTACAAGGAGTTCATCGAGGTGCAGGCACCCAGAGAG gtaAATATCGACTTCCAGACCAGAGAGGAAACAAAACAAGGAATTCAAGAGCCCACCCCTGCCAGCCTCATCGTAGTCCAAACCAAGGTGTACAGCCTCATGGAGAAGGACTCCTATCCTCGCTTCCTGCGGTCCAAAATCTATCAGGACTTGCTGAAAAGGGCCGACACCCAGTGTCAAAGGAATTCTGTTTGA